In the Candidatus Cloacimonadota bacterium genome, ATTTTGAGGAAGACCAAATTCAGGTAGAAGCTGTCTTGGAGCAGGAAGAAACACCCGATCAACCTCAACAGGAAGAAAAAGCAAAAGAGATCATCAAAGAGCAGGTGAAATCGATTCTGGAAGAAAAGGATAAAATCACAAATAAACCAATTTTGAAGGATCAAGTTACTACTTCCAACAATGAAGTTATCGAAGAAGATGAGATAGAAAAAGCTGCAGAAGAAATTGTGGAAGAAACTAAAGTAACGACCTTCAAAAATAAAGACGGAAAAACAATGGTAAAATACCAGATAAATTTGAGTTTGGTGCCGAACCATCTGAAAAAGCGCATCGAAGGATACAGACCGACAATAGAAAAATTGTGCAAAAAATATGATGTCGATAAAAGCCTTGCTCTGGCCATAATTCACTCCGAATCCTATTTCAATCCTAAAGCTTATAATCGTTTTGGAAATGCTTATGGTATGATGCAGATCGTTCCAAAATACGCTGGATTGACTATGAATAATTATATTTACAAAAGAAACCAACCACCAACATCAGATCAACTTTTCAATCCTGAAATAAATCTGGAAATGGGAATCGGTTATTTACGTTGGCTGGCAGATAATAAATGGGATAAAGTTGCGAATAAAACGAATCGAATGTATTGCGTTATTAGTAGTTACAATGGTGGCCCCGGCTCTATTTACAAAGCGATGACAGGTAGAATGACTAAGATCGGAGATAAATGGGAGCCAATGTTTGTAGATTTGAGTACAATAGACAGCAGAGAACTATTCAACAAACTGAAACGTGAAATTCCTTTTGAAGAAACCAGAAAATACATCGTTACTGTTACAGATAATATGAATAAATTTTATAGTGATTGATCGTTAAATTAAAATCTTAGGTTTTGTTCGTATAAAATCTCTGAATATATAATTCAGGAATTGTTGAGTTAAATTCATTATCGATGAAATCCTAATCTCTTTATCCTTATATATGCAAAACATTTGACAATGAAACCGACCTAAAAAGCATTGTCCAATCTTGAAGGTGAAAGTTATGATAAAGTTTTTAAAAGATAAATTATTTGGCAGCAGGCAGGAGAGGGAAATTAAAAAATTCGCTCCTGTTGTGGAAGATATCAATAGTGTTTATGAATCTCTTGAATCTAAATCTGATGATGAATTGCGAAATAGAATAACCGAGATTCGCCAGGAAATCCGTAATGAGCTTACTCCCAGAGAAAAGGAATTGGAAGAAGCTTATCAGAGATATCAAACCGAAGCGAATGACAATAGAAAGATCTCGATCGGAAATGAAATAGACAAACTTGAAAAAGATCTGAAAGAGCTCAATCAGAGTCTTCTCGATGATAATATGACGGAAGTTTTCGCCATAGTTAAAGATACCTGCCGCCGCTTACTTGGCCATGAATATGAAGTTCGCGATAATATAGCCAAATGGGAAATGGTTCCGTTTGATGTTCAGCTGATAGGTGCGATCGTGCTGCATAAAGGCATTATTGCAGAGATGGCAACCGGAGAAGGAAAAACTCTGGTAGCCACAATGCCGCTATTTTTGAACGCACTTTTAGGTCATGGAGCGCATCTTATCACGGTTAACGATTATCTGGCTCAACGTGACTCGGAATGGATGAGTCCGATCTTTGAATTTCATGGTTTGGAAGTTGGTGTAATCACAACAGGAATGGATAATTCCGATCGAAAAGAAGCTTACGAAAAAGATATAACTTATGGAACCAATAGTGAATTTGGTTTCGATTATCTGCGCGATAATATGGCTGTGAATGCCAGACAACTTGTACAGAGAAAACATCAATATGCAATTGTAGATGAGGTTGATAGTGTTCTTATCGATGAAGCCAGAACTCCGCTTATTATCAGTGGTCCTGTGCAGGAAAGTAAGAATTTCTTCAGCGAACTGAAACCAGTCATTCAAAAACTTTCTCATGCGCAAAATACGCTGGTGATGCGTTATCTGCGTGAAGTGAAGCAGGAATTGGCAAAAGAAGAATATGATGCCGATGAAGTAGGAAGAAGATTGCTTCTCATTCAGCGTGCAGCTCCCAAAAATAAATCTTTCATGAAGATGATGAAAGAACCTGAATTGAAAAAACTGGTAACAGATTTTGAAGGTTATTATCTGCGAGATAAAAAGATGCATGAGATTGATGCGGAGCTCTTTTATACAGTAGAAGAAAAACAGAACAGTGTGGAACTCAGCGAAAAAGGAAATGAATTCATCGCTGACAAAGAGCCAGATCTTTTCGTGATGGAGCAGCTGGATGACTTGATCGAAGCTGTTGATAATGACGAATCACTTTCTTATGAGCAGAAAATTAAAAAGAAAGATGAAGAAACAAATCGCTTCATGGATAAAAGCGAGAAACTTCACAATATAAAACAGCTTCTTCGTGCTTACAATTTATTTGAGAAAGAAAAAGATTATGTGGTTGTGGAAAA is a window encoding:
- a CDS encoding murein transglycosylase domain-containing protein; the protein is MKKLFFTILMLGLIYLVAAQDSFEDFKQQEEASREQYMQEQAQAEANYYNQQDSLFTQYKEEIERLWNEFKESTPKEWVSYNSDFSGRSSVDFEEDQIQVEAVLEQEETPDQPQQEEKAKEIIKEQVKSILEEKDKITNKPILKDQVTTSNNEVIEEDEIEKAAEEIVEETKVTTFKNKDGKTMVKYQINLSLVPNHLKKRIEGYRPTIEKLCKKYDVDKSLALAIIHSESYFNPKAYNRFGNAYGMMQIVPKYAGLTMNNYIYKRNQPPTSDQLFNPEINLEMGIGYLRWLADNKWDKVANKTNRMYCVISSYNGGPGSIYKAMTGRMTKIGDKWEPMFVDLSTIDSRELFNKLKREIPFEETRKYIVTVTDNMNKFYSD